In Chaetodon trifascialis isolate fChaTrf1 chromosome 8, fChaTrf1.hap1, whole genome shotgun sequence, the DNA window AAGAAGGAAACCAGTCTGAATCTGAGGATGATGAGCTGAGGATGAAGGACACAGGATTTATAATTAAAGAGCTAcaagctgaaaaacagcagattgGTGTTTTTGACCTTGTCTTCTGTCCGTCCTCGTCCCTCCGTGAAGCCCCTCTAAAGTCTGCCTTCTGTTAATTATCCCTTCCCCTGACCCACTCACCCCCCCCAGCTACCACATGTAAGTCTTTGTGGTGTCGATCTGACTCCCCCccacctgctcctccctcccccctgcctccctgtcttcctcctccttgtcgTCCTTGTCCTTCTCGGCCTCGCTCTCCCACAGAGTGATGAGCGGCGGGTACAGCTCGTTCAGAGGGATGGACGTGGCGTGCTGTATGTACTTCTTCAGCGAGTGTCCGCAGGACTTGTGCTGCTGCACGCGGCGGCCCATGTAGACCACCAGCAGCGCCATGATGGACAGCGCGAACATGGAGCCCATGACGGCCGCCAGCGCCACGCTGCTGCGCCGCGATGCCACCATCTCCACCGAGAACCCCGCCCCCTTCGTGGTGACgttcaaacaggaagtgtggacggcggaggagggggaggaggaggaagaggggggagtGATGGGAGTGGGAGAGGAgatgggagaggaagagggggaggtgggggaggcgggagaggaggagacggtgAGGCAGACGTGGTACTCTGTGGCAGGTAGGAGGTGAGTCAGATTATACTCCTGAACATCTACGGGAACCTGTGAgggacaaagagaagcagcgaTGAgtcatgacatcacttcctgttcagcctCCATTCACCATTTTaaataatatcaataaaatcTTTCATCAGACTTTCAGAAGAAATGAGTCATCGTAACTCATCTGTCCTGCAGATACTTCAGACAGTGAACTAACCACAGGGGAGTTTACCTGTGGGCGGGGCAGAGAGGGTGGGCGTGCTCACCTTGGCGGTGTAGCTGATCTGAGGGTTGTCGATGTGAACGGTGGCACTGAGCCACCggggcagagggaggggggagtcCTGCTGGTTGTGACCCACAAACGAGGGTCCTCCACTGGGAAACAGCTTCCACTCCAACACCACCGACTGAGCGTGAACcacctgacaggaaacaggaaacatcaGCAAGTGTCCACTGAATATTTTGATACCAGAATAATAAGTAAAATCTCTTCCCACTCCGTGCAGCGGCTGATTGTACCTTCGCCAGCACCACCAGAGAGGCTGCGGCGCTGGATGAGTTCCGCGGccagagctgctctctgctgggcTCACCGCCCCATCGGTTCCCCCCGCCCCACCGCCAGCCCACGGATCCCCGAGAGTCCACGAACACTGAGACACTCCTCGTGTCCGCTCCCTCCATGTTCCACGCCACACAGGTGTACACACCTGAGAAGAGAGGCGGTTTGTTTTTACTAATAAACTCCTGCATTCTGTATTCACGCTGTTCTCAGATCAGTCAAACATGCGTTACAACACGCCACACTGACCTGCGTCTGACGGCTCGGCGTGTTCGATCACCAGAGCTCCGGGCTCCGACACAcgatgcttcttcttcttcttcttcctgctcagGCCACGCCCCTCCTCTGATATGATTGGTGCAGCCATCACCTCCGAGCTCACCTGACCGGGAAGGAAGAATCAGAATAGttttaattcatattttgaTGCTGAAAACGACGTCATTTCACAAAGTGAGTCCGTGCAGCGAACATCAtggtggacagaggacagcggGACACGATGGCGAGCGTGCAGGTCACGGCTGTCGTCAGAAGGccgtcagacagacagacagacggatgatTGACCCCACGCTCAGTGAAAGTGGACCTGGACCTGTTTAAAACCACAAGACAGCATTCTGTACAAATCTGACTGATATCACCTGAACCTGTCCAGTCTGGTCACATGACGTTCTAGTTTTGCTGGTTGTGGTGCTGGTTCTGGTTTTGCTGGTTCTGGTTTTGCTGATTGTGGTGCTGGTTCTGGTTTTGCTGGTTCTGGTTTTACTGATTGTGGTGCTGGTTGTGGTGCTGGTTCTGGTTTTACTGATTGTGGTGCTGGTTGTGGTGCTGGTTCTGGTTTTGCTGATTGTGGTTCTGATTCTGGTGCTGGTTCTGGTTTTGCTGGTTCTGGTTTTACTGATTGTGGTGCTGGTTGTGGTGCTGGTTCTGGTTTTACTGATTGTGGTGCTGATTGTGGTGCTGGTTCTGGTTTTGCTGGTTCTGGTTTTACTGATTGTGGTGCTGGTTGTGGTGCTGGTTCTGGTTTTACTGATTGTGGTTCTGATTCTGGTGCTGGTTCTGGTTTtgctgattctgattttacTGGTTCTGGTTTTGCTGATTCTGGTTTTACTGGTTCTGGTTTTACTGATTGTGGTGCTGGTTCTGGTTTTGCTTTGCTGTCTTGGTGGACTGAATGAATTTTACCGAAACggtttttcaaaatgtttaaaattttggaataaaaaagttgtaaaacctttgatgtaaaagtaaaatctgctgCAGAGCGAACGAGTCTGAAGTCTGAAGAAGGACGGACGTTCACACTGACGGTGGCTGAAGTGACGGAGGCGTCAGCACTGTTCGATTTCTGATAAACTGATCAAATCACCTCCatctacacacacgcacacactcaccctcaTGACCACACCCACCTTGTCTCCGGTGGGCGTCACCCAGTAGAACTGGGGGGCGGGGTCAGCATCCGCCCAGCACTCTAGCGTGATTGGCTGCCCGGCAGTGACGTTCATGGTGGGTGGGAAGGCGTGAGGAGAGATGTGAGGCAGACAGCTGTTGGTCCGGCCTCCGCTGCCGTCAGCCGCGCCCCATCCGACCGCCACCACCTCCTGCAGCTCCCGACCAATCAGGTGCGGCggggaggagcagagggtgaTGGAGGACTCCAGCATCTTCAGATGTGATTGGTTGCCGAGGTGAGGCCCCCAGGAGGAGAGACAATCACATCGCAGGGGGTTGGAGTGAAGAGACACCTCCtccagggaggggagggaggacaggaggtctccagagaggaggctgagctggttactgtggaggaggagagtcCGGAGGGAGGACAGGTCACTGAGGGAGGAAAGACaagaaggaggagatgaggacaggagagaaggaggtaaatgatgaaaagaaagaaggagggaggagacgcaggaaggggaggaggaaaaaagacgacagcagaaaaaaggaaaacaaggagaataaaagaggagagaagaagaggaagaggaagacttCAGATATTTTATCCTTCATCATCAAATTTACAGGAAGCAtcaaaaatataaaagagaaagagagagacagacagaaagacacagagacagacagacaaaaagacagagacagacagacagacagacagaaagacacagagacagacagagacagatggacaaagacagagagacagacagagacagagagacacctgAAGGCCTGCGGGTCGATGTAGGACAGTCGTGGGTTGCTGCAGAGCTCTAGTTTGGCGATTTCTGGAAGGTTCTGGAAAGCTCCTCGTTCCAccatcagcagctcctccatgtTGTTCAGACTGAAGCCAAAACACAAccaacatgatgatgatgacaaagacaatgatgatgacgaagacgatgatgatgatgatgatgatgatgatgatgatgatgatgatgatgatgataatgataatgacgATGATATTATCTTATGAg includes these proteins:
- the LOC139334752 gene encoding leucine-rich repeat neuronal protein 1 — translated: MGFAVLSLLLSLMTSSVWAGVGGASQGGAVLCPLQCVCETRPWYTPQSVYHQARTVDCNELHLHRVPANVSSDTQVLLLQSNNISSITSELQRLTNLTELDLSQNHFTQVSSMGLSSLGRLVTLYLEENHIEELEDFGLRNLSSLEELYINHNHISSIGPKAFAGLTNLLRLHLNSNQLVAIDSRWFKSLPSLEILMIGENPILGLEEKNFLPLARLHSLVLAGMGLASVPSAAFLGLDYLESLSFYDNRLRSVPRDALSVLPNLKFLDLNRNPITRIQQGDFQNLQHLEELSLNNMEELLMVERGAFQNLPEIAKLELCSNPRLSYIDPQAFSDLSSLRTLLLHSNQLSLLSGDLLSSLPSLEEVSLHSNPLRCDCLSSWGPHLGNQSHLKMLESSITLCSSPPHLIGRELQEVVAVGWGAADGSGGRTNSCLPHISPHAFPPTMNVTAGQPITLECWADADPAPQFYWVTPTGDKVSSEVMAAPIISEEGRGLSRKKKKKKHRVSEPGALVIEHAEPSDAGVYTCVAWNMEGADTRSVSVFVDSRGSVGWRWGGGNRWGGEPSREQLWPRNSSSAAASLVVLAKVVHAQSVVLEWKLFPSGGPSFVGHNQQDSPLPLPRWLSATVHIDNPQISYTAKVPVDVQEYNLTHLLPATEYHVCLTVSSSPASPTSPSSSPISSPTPITPPSSSSSPSSAVHTSCLNVTTKGAGFSVEMVASRRSSVALAAVMGSMFALSIMALLVVYMGRRVQQHKSCGHSLKKYIQHATSIPLNELYPPLITLWESEAEKDKDDKEEEDREAGGREEQVGGSQIDTTKTYMW